In the genome of Bicyclus anynana chromosome 23, ilBicAnyn1.1, whole genome shotgun sequence, one region contains:
- the LOC112048345 gene encoding torso-like protein isoform X2, whose product MVRAAVLLLAVALCRAATLDSELGVGKSINIFMRYGYLSICMRVVPRNDTDGWVFREPTVSVFRDVDRFVVAPKPRQAKTLFDGDFHMEFCDNLKQLLQAYFRDFSFERLERPWRAFTAGWPTDIMARNLGINSSFINGDHCYVLVRVSRFRETAKLKDLPTNIAVEDVVYEAIDETLIGDTVSIADFVRKYGSHYIASYITGNSLYQVFVFSRGMYSRIKERVKSRGVADIPLSEMNDYFSPLFAEHVGAVKVASGNKTVESWAMKRLRVHYYIFSYPSLLKLHGEPALLRNLDTLLGNEALLQLELKTLSPAFKDAKKKKWFEEVIDNYLKLWESNM is encoded by the exons ATGGTGCGGGCGGCGGTGCTCCTGCTGGCGGTAGCACTGTGCCGCGCCGCCACACTCGACTCCGAGCTGGGCGTCGGCAAGTCCATCAACATATTCATGAG ATATGGTTACCTCAGCATATGCATGCGAGTGGTGCCTCGCAACGACACCGATGGCTGGGTGTTCCGTGAGCCAACTGTCAGTGTGTTCCGAGACGTCGACCGGTTCGTGGTGGCGCCCAAACCGAGGCAGGCGAAGACGCTGTTCGACGGAGACTTTCATATGGAATTCTGCGATAACTTGAAACAGCTGTTGCAGGCGTACTTTAGGGATTTCAGCTTCGAAAG GTTGGAAAGGCCATGGCGCGCGTTCACAGCCGGCTGGCCGACTGACATAATGGCCCGTAACCTGGGCATTAACTCTTCCTTCATCAATGGCGACCATTGCTACGTCCTTGTGAGGGTATCGAG GTTTCGAGAAACAGCCAAACTAAAAGACTTACCAACAAACATAGCTGTAGAAGACGTAGTCTATGAGGCCATAGACGAGACCTTGATAGGGGACACGGTGTCGATCGCAGACTTCGTGCGCAAATACGGGTCGCACTACATAGCGTCCTACATCACGGGTAACTCGCTCTACCAG GTGTTCGTATTCTCGCGGGGCATGTACTCGCGTATCAAGGAGCGAGTAAAGTCGCGCGGCGTTGCCGACATACCGCTGAGCGAGATGAACGACTACTTCTCTCCTCTGTTCGCCGAGCATGTTGGCGCTGTCAAG GTGGCCAGTGGTAATAAGACTGTAGAAAGTTGGGCGATGAAACGTCTAAGAGTACATTACTATATATTCTCTTACCCAAGTCTCCTCAAATTGCACGGAGAACCGGCGTTATTGAGGAACCTGGACACGTTACTGGGAAACGAAGCTTTATTACAATTAGAATTAAAGACATTATCGCCTGCATTCAAGGATGCGAAGAAGAAAAAGTGGTTCGAGGAAGTCATAGACAATTATTTGAAATTGTGGGAGAGTAATATGTGA
- the LOC112048345 gene encoding torso-like protein isoform X1, producing the protein MVRAAVLLLAVALCRAATLDSELGVGKSINIFMRYGYLSICMRVVPRNDTDGWVFREPTVSVFRDVDRFVVAPKPRQAKTLFDGDFHMEFCDNLKQLLQAYFRDFSFERLERPWRAFTAGWPTDIMARNLGINSSFINGDHCYVLVRVSRFRETAKLKDLPTNIAVEDVVYEAIDETLIGDTVSIADFVRKYGSHYIASYITGNSLYQVFVFSRTAYSMIKERLKSKGVADITAKELEGYFSPWQAKHIGQIKVASGNKTVESWAMKRLRVHYYIFSYPSLLKLHGEPALLRNLDTLLGNEALLQLELKTLSPAFKDAKKKKWFEEVIDNYLKLWESNM; encoded by the exons ATGGTGCGGGCGGCGGTGCTCCTGCTGGCGGTAGCACTGTGCCGCGCCGCCACACTCGACTCCGAGCTGGGCGTCGGCAAGTCCATCAACATATTCATGAG ATATGGTTACCTCAGCATATGCATGCGAGTGGTGCCTCGCAACGACACCGATGGCTGGGTGTTCCGTGAGCCAACTGTCAGTGTGTTCCGAGACGTCGACCGGTTCGTGGTGGCGCCCAAACCGAGGCAGGCGAAGACGCTGTTCGACGGAGACTTTCATATGGAATTCTGCGATAACTTGAAACAGCTGTTGCAGGCGTACTTTAGGGATTTCAGCTTCGAAAG GTTGGAAAGGCCATGGCGCGCGTTCACAGCCGGCTGGCCGACTGACATAATGGCCCGTAACCTGGGCATTAACTCTTCCTTCATCAATGGCGACCATTGCTACGTCCTTGTGAGGGTATCGAG GTTTCGAGAAACAGCCAAACTAAAAGACTTACCAACAAACATAGCTGTAGAAGACGTAGTCTATGAGGCCATAGACGAGACCTTGATAGGGGACACGGTGTCGATCGCAGACTTCGTGCGCAAATACGGGTCGCACTACATAGCGTCCTACATCACGGGTAACTCGCTCTACCAG GTGTTTGTGTTCTCTAGAACCGCATACTCTATGATCAAAGAAAGGCTTAAAAGCAAGGGCGTGGCGGATATCACTGCTAAGGAGTTGGAAGGATACTTCTCACCCTGGCAAGCTAAGCATATAGGACAAATTAAG GTGGCCAGTGGTAATAAGACTGTAGAAAGTTGGGCGATGAAACGTCTAAGAGTACATTACTATATATTCTCTTACCCAAGTCTCCTCAAATTGCACGGAGAACCGGCGTTATTGAGGAACCTGGACACGTTACTGGGAAACGAAGCTTTATTACAATTAGAATTAAAGACATTATCGCCTGCATTCAAGGATGCGAAGAAGAAAAAGTGGTTCGAGGAAGTCATAGACAATTATTTGAAATTGTGGGAGAGTAATATGTGA